In the genome of Tripterygium wilfordii isolate XIE 37 chromosome 19, ASM1340144v1, whole genome shotgun sequence, one region contains:
- the LOC119985812 gene encoding BTB/POZ domain-containing protein At1g04390 isoform X4, which produces MRPTSASSSKQRGENTRGSVVSGHLRTLHQRLSDALKLGTRNFDGNTWKWQCTDIETQRYVVRSINAVLDCALGDVCVSQHPLIKDLAADMIAALVWILSCKNEALLCTAANAVLKLIRVVPNSILQQYVLELVNPLSSLLSSSQLDVAASSAMALNTILSHLSVRKEEKVWKTLKETKAVFSVINNIKGLSDGAVLNEYFEVMASVLATILQRWPPSRYHVWNDAKLMQDLEAILVKPYISTKVPVLKLYSALALCSSGMKKLLENEAGLLKMIVNCIGSSQPIPVRIEGFKLARRLLADEQGYLRMMSLSCEPIVESIIHEMSRGRQHSGKFANEKMSLLVEACRLALLICWEGKQHIYFWKHGIDRVLLDLLREDFLNGLPQHLLSVEDHISLARDGLKPNSLLALRPYIWDILGWLAIHAKEDFNPNMHGPLIHINLLITSACLAFADSIRKGGYICQGDVADSEPASRAALMMVYSPCKYIASKARFILSEILKPNDIEYLQHLLDTLNYASGDSCGTSNILRTIINLMGLTCYCALPQYQSHVIESDGINTLFTIIRCCLSNYVAVERLSFASHLRYLYSERTCCWVCPEDWEGKDVCLLYGLWGLSELVHCYYVRNSLDVFMDMQLRLTNGQSVSAHGVVLATQCPSLLPPEESDPNGKTSDVSSARDDANELSGKFQKVVRLSSHVDPESLMKLLEYVYFGYLQAGEEEVMKLKILAKRCKLQPLVRLLCRRRPLCGTLVSSFDLTPALGSSWQSFSDIILEAKAAEQTCWTCSLCSLLVPHVHAHKVILSSGCDYLRALFQSGMQESCSKTIKVPVSWEAMVELVHWFYTDKLPSLTFGCLWDNMHTQGRFYKLQPYVELYQLAEFWCLDAVHDACFRVIISCLDSDGLLSSKVIQFAFNLSLWKLAEVAAKYMAPLYRQLLNSGDLEDLDDALVEMVRAASVQLSHEDVAIKGREIEHYMGDYQDFNI; this is translated from the exons atgagACCAACTTCGGCTTCTTCTTCGAAACAGAGAGGAGAAAATACCAGAGGCAGCGTTGTCAGTGGTCATCTGCGTACTCTCCATCAGCGTCTCTCTGATGCTCTCAAACTTGGTACCAG AAATTTTGATGGAAACACATGGAAATGGCAATGCACTGATATTGAGACACAGAGATATGTAGTCCGGTCAATTAACGCCGTCCTTGATTGCGCTCTTGGAGATGTGTGTGTGTCACAGCATCCACTAATAAAG GATTTGGCTGCTGATATGATAGCGGCATTGGTATGGATTCTTTCTTGTAAAAACGAAGCCTTACTGTGTACAGCAGCAAATGCAGTGTTAAAGTTGATAAGAGTTGTACCCAATTCAATACTGCAGCAATATGTGCTAGAGCTTGTTAATCCTTTGTCATCCTTATTATCTTCTAGTCAATTAGACGTTGCTGCCTCATCTGCAATGGCTTTAAACACAATCCTCTCTCATCTGAGTGTAAGGAAGGAGGAAAAGGTCTGGAAGacattaaaagaaacaaaagctgTTTTTTCTgtaattaataatataaaaggGCTTTCTGATGGTGCTGTGCTGAACGAATATTTTGAAGTAATGGCGTCTGTGCTGGCAACAATACTGCAGCGTTGGCCTCCATCTAGATATCATGTTTGGAACGATGCTAAACTGATGCAAGATTTAGAGGCTATCCTTGTAAAGCCTTATATTTCCACCAAAGTACCAGTTCTGAAGTTATATTCTGCTTTAG CTCTATGTTCTAGTGGGATGAAGAAGCTTCTAGAAAATGAAGCAGGTCTTTTAAAGATGATAGTTAACTGCATCGGAAGCTCCCAACCTATTCCTGTTCGCATAGAGGGATTTAAACTTGCCCGGCGTTTATTG GCAGATGAACAGGGATATTTGAGAATGATGAGTTTGTCTTGCGAGCCCATTGTTGAATCCATAATTCATGAGATGAGCAGAGGACGCCAACATTCTGGAAAATTTGCCAATGAAAAAATGTCTTTACTAGTGGAGGCATGTCGTTTGGCACTGCTTATCTGTTGGGAAGGGAAGCAGCATATATATTTTTGGAAGCATGGAATTGACAGGGTCCTTTTGGATCTTCTTCGAGAAGATTTTCTAAATGGGTTACCTCAACATTTGCTGTCTGTTGAAGACCATATATCCTTAGCAAGGGATGGTCTTAAGCCCAATTCTCTTCTTGCTTTGAGGCCATACATCTGGGATATTCTTGGATGGCTTGCAATACATGCTAAAGAAGATTTTAATCCCAACATGCATGGACCTCTAATACACATTAACCTTCTCATTACTTCTGCATG CTTGGCTTTTGCGGATTCAATAAGGAAAGGGGGTTATATATGTCAGGGTGATGTAGCTGATAGTGAACCAGCTTCAAGGGCAGCTTTGATGATGGTTTATTCTCCCTGCAAATATATAGCATCAAAGGCCAGATTCATACTGTCTGAAATTCTGAAGCCAAATGACATTGAATATCTGCAACACTTACTGGATACTTTAAATTACGCATCTGGGGACAGTTGCGGAACGTCAAATATACTTAGAACTATCATTAATTTAATGGGCTTGACGTGTTATTGCGCTTTACCCCAGTATCAAAGCCATGTTATAGAGAGTGATGGGATAAATACATTGTTCACTATAATAAGGTGCTGCTTAAGTAATTATGTTGCTGTTGAAAGGCTGAGCTTTGCTTCTCATTTGCGTTATTTGTATAGTGAGAGGACTTGTTGCTGGGTTTGTCCGGAAGATTGGGAAGGCAAAGATGTTTGCCTGCTTTATGGGTTGTGGGGGCTATCTGAGTTGGTACACTGTTATTATGTAAGAAACAGTCTAGATGTGTTTATGG ACATGCAACTCAGGCTCACAAATGGGCAGTCTGTAAGTGCTCATGGTGTTGTTCTTGCCACTCAATGCCCATCATTGCTACCTCCTGAAGAATCGGATCCTAATGGTAAAACATCTGATGTTTCTTCAGCAAGAGACGACGCCAATGAGCTGTCTGGAAAGTTTCAGAAAGTAGTTCGTTTATCTTCTCATGTTGATCCTGAGTCATTGATGAAATTGTTGGAGTACGTTTACTTTGGATATCTGCAGgctggagaagaagaagttatGAAGTTAAAGATTCTCGCCAAACGTTGTAAGTTGCAACCTTTGGTACGACTTCTTTGCAGGAGGCGTCCACTATGTGGTACTCTTGTATCCAGCTTTGATCTTACTCCAGCTCTTGGGTCCAGCTGGCAATCATTTTC GGATATCATCTTGGAAGCTAAGGCAGCTGAACAGACTTGCTGGACATGCAGTCTTTGCTCTCTACTGGTGCCTCATGTGCATGCTCACAAGGTTATATTATCTTCAGGTTGTGATTACCTGAGGGCCTTGTTCCAGTCAGGAATGCAGGAGAG CTGCTCAAAGACCATAAAGGTTCCTGTTAGCTGGGAAGCAATGGTTGAACTGGTGCACTGGTTTTACACTGATAAGCTGCCGAGTCTTACCTTTGGATGTTTATGGGATAATATGCATACTCAGGGAAGGTTTTACAAGCTACAACCATATGTGGAACTTTATCAGCTTGCTGAGTTCTGGTGTTTGGACGCTGTTCATGATGCCTGTTTTAGGGTGATTATTTCATGTTTAGATTCTGATGGACTCTTGTCTTCTAAAGTAATCCAATTTGCTTTTAATTTATCCCTCTGGAAGTTGGCTGAAGTTGCAGCGAAGTACATGGCCCCTTTATATCGTCAACTACTCAACTCTGGGGATCTTGAGGACCTAGATGATGCGTTGGTTGAAATGGTCCGTGCTGCCTCTGTTCAACTTTCTCATGAGGATG TTGCCATTAAAGGGAGAGAAATAGAGCATTACATGGGAGACTACCAAGATTTTAATATATGA